Proteins from a single region of Cytophagaceae bacterium:
- a CDS encoding oxidoreductase produces MTMKVIVAGGSGLVGSELLRVLVAEPKITKIISLTRRPLGNTSAKIVEEVVDFENLPSEIFKDAGAIFCCLGTTIKKAGSKAAFEKVDFEYPLNMALKAKKAGVNNYLLVSSMGANINSGIFYSKVKGKIEKAISDSGIPNVAIFRPSLLLGDRKEFRLGEKISAVLMTFFNPIIPKKYRGIHVNTVANAMLKTLLSGKKGINIFESDQIQLLTTT; encoded by the coding sequence ATAACCATGAAAGTAATCGTTGCCGGAGGAAGTGGCCTTGTGGGCTCCGAACTTCTTAGGGTTCTTGTAGCTGAACCCAAAATCACAAAAATAATTTCGCTGACCAGACGTCCGCTTGGGAACACTTCCGCCAAAATTGTGGAAGAAGTCGTTGATTTTGAAAATCTTCCTTCAGAGATATTTAAAGATGCCGGGGCAATATTCTGTTGTTTGGGTACTACCATCAAAAAAGCCGGAAGCAAAGCTGCATTTGAAAAAGTTGATTTTGAGTATCCATTAAATATGGCCTTAAAAGCCAAAAAAGCAGGTGTCAATAATTACCTGCTGGTATCCTCTATGGGTGCAAATATCAATTCGGGTATTTTTTATAGCAAAGTAAAAGGCAAAATAGAAAAAGCTATTTCCGATTCCGGAATTCCAAATGTAGCTATTTTCAGACCTTCTTTACTTCTTGGAGACAGGAAAGAATTTAGGCTTGGAGAAAAAATAAGTGCCGTTTTAATGACTTTTTTCAATCCGATTATACCCAAAAAATATAGAGGAATACATGTAAACACAGTAGCCAATGCTATGTTGAAAACATTATTATCCGGCAAAAAAGGGATAAATATTTTTGAATCAGACCAGATTCAGCTGCTGACTACCACTTAA